Proteins encoded together in one Phycisphaerae bacterium window:
- the amrB gene encoding AmmeMemoRadiSam system protein B has protein sequence MTTDNKLPAVRPIEVVPFRRDDGEIYFALHDPAQLSTDSLAISPAGYFVLAHLDGEHTAADIQAAFREHAGMELPAAEIHQLVEVLDAALLLQGDRVLQVLAERRAAYQAAPARDNRDYAPSADELRTEIAGLLARGVAAPVRDVRGIIAPHLDYARGAPCYADAYATLAQAPPADRYVILGTNHFGESTAVVATRKDFWTPLGAVQTDREFIARLESALGTSICAGEHDHAREHSVELQVHILQTIMGSRPFEIVPLLCPGACGPTGTAPIDGHGPDLHAVAQVLANLVADGDRRTVLIAGADLSHVGQRFGDPEPTTPEFLAAVARTDRELLDMLERREEEAFVAKLAADDNPTRVCSSGGIFTMLQALPGRSCKVLSYHQAVDMAHETHVTCTAAVVW, from the coding sequence ATGACGACTGACAACAAGCTGCCGGCGGTGCGTCCGATCGAGGTGGTCCCGTTTCGCCGCGACGACGGAGAGATCTACTTCGCCCTGCACGATCCGGCGCAGCTTTCGACCGACTCGCTGGCGATTTCCCCGGCCGGCTATTTCGTGCTGGCCCACCTGGACGGCGAGCACACCGCCGCAGACATCCAGGCTGCGTTTCGTGAACATGCCGGCATGGAGCTGCCGGCCGCGGAAATTCACCAACTGGTCGAAGTGCTTGACGCGGCGCTGCTGTTGCAAGGCGACCGTGTGCTACAGGTGCTGGCCGAGCGGCGGGCGGCGTATCAAGCGGCCCCGGCGCGCGACAACCGCGATTACGCACCATCGGCGGATGAACTGCGGACCGAGATCGCGGGCCTGCTCGCGCGCGGCGTCGCGGCCCCGGTCCGCGACGTGCGGGGGATCATCGCTCCGCACCTGGACTACGCCCGCGGCGCGCCGTGCTACGCGGATGCCTACGCCACGCTGGCTCAGGCGCCGCCCGCGGACAGGTATGTGATCCTTGGGACGAACCATTTCGGCGAGTCGACCGCCGTTGTGGCCACACGCAAGGACTTCTGGACGCCGCTGGGTGCGGTGCAGACCGACCGCGAGTTCATTGCGCGGCTGGAGTCGGCGCTGGGGACGTCTATCTGCGCGGGCGAGCACGACCACGCACGCGAACATTCGGTTGAGCTACAAGTCCATATCCTGCAAACGATTATGGGTTCACGACCCTTCGAGATCGTGCCCTTGCTGTGCCCGGGGGCGTGCGGCCCGACCGGCACGGCTCCGATTGACGGCCACGGCCCGGACCTGCACGCGGTGGCGCAGGTGCTCGCGAACCTTGTCGCCGACGGCGATCGCCGGACGGTGCTGATTGCCGGGGCCGACTTGAGCCATGTGGGGCAGCGGTTCGGCGATCCGGAGCCGACGACGCCCGAATTCCTCGCAGCGGTGGCCCGGACGGACCGCGAACTGCTCGACATGCTGGAGCGCCGGGAGGAAGAGGCGTTTGTCGCCAAGCTAGCGGCGGACGACAACCCCACGCGGGTGTGCAGCTCGGGGGGAATTTTCACCATGCTCCAGGCCCTGCCCGGTCGGTCCTGCAAGGTGCTGAGCTACCATCAGGCCGTGGACATGGCCCACGAGACGCACGTAACTTGCACAGCGGCGGTGGTTTGGTAA